DNA sequence from the Vicingus serpentipes genome:
AGTAAAAGTAAATGAAGATTTAGAGTTTTATTCTGTGATGCGTACAATTCGCGCCATAGAAAACTCTGATGTTTGCCTATTAATGATTGAAGCTACCGAAGGTATCATGACTCAAGACATGAACATCTTTAGTTTGATTTTAAAAAATAAAAAAGGACTTGTTGTTCTTGTAAATAAGTGGGATTTAATAGATAAAGAAACGAACACTGCAAAAGAATTTGAAGCAGCTATTAGACAAAGAATGTCTCCATTTACAGATGTGCCTATTATATTTACTTCTGTAACCAATAAGCAACGTATTTTTAAAGCTTTAGAAGAGGTTGTAAAAGTTTATGAAAATAGAGTTAAAAAAATACCTACTTCAAAACTTAACGAAGTAATGTTAGATATAATAACAAGAAATCCACCACCAGCCGTAAAAGGAAAATACATTAAAATTAAGTTTGTAAGTCAACTACCTACTCACACTCCAACATTTGCTTTCTATTGTAATTTACCTCAATACATTAAAGAACCTTATAAACGGTTTTTAGAAAATAAATTGAGAGAAAATTTTGATTTTACTGGAGTTCCTATTCAGTTATTTATGAGGAAAAAATAAAAAAAGTCCAATCAAATGATTGGACTTTTTTTATGGAACCAGGTCTTAGTCTTTAATCACTTTTTTAGAAAATATAGAAAAATTAGTAGTAACCTGAAGAATATATATTCCTTTATTGAGTTCTGATATATCTATCGAATTTAAATTCCCAATTGCAGTTTTAATGAGTTTGCCTTGTAAATCGAATAATGAAATACTTTCTATCTCATCTTTAGCAGATATATTTAATAAAGCATTGGCAGGAATAGGATAAACCTTGAACTCTTCATAATTTGAATAGTTGTTTAATGAAGTAAAAATTCCACAATTATTTTCAAATTCAGCAACTGTATTAGGTTGGTTTGATGTGTTCGTTAAATTATTGGCTGCTTCATCATCGTTTTTGAATTCACTCAACATCCAGCTCACCAAAAAATGCCTAATTGTAGCTGTTGCATCGGCTCTCCCTATAGAACCAACGGGTTGGCTAGCTAGCACATAATCTCCAAATCCTCCGTGATCTAGACCATCGATATTTACATATGTTTTACAAGATGAACTCGAAAACTTATCCCATCCTTCTTTATTTGATGTTGGATCATTCTCTCCTGCAGCCATAGTTAATACTTTACCGGCATAATTGGAAACATTGTGAGCTCCCAAACCAAAAATACCTCCACTTGGATATGAATCCATAAAAACAATTCCACTTATTTCAGTAGGTCGGTTAACTAACAAAGCCGAAGCATTAACCCCTCCATTTGAATGGCCTCCAATAATAAGCGTTGTAGGATCTGCATAAGAACTAAGCCAATGACTTTGATTTGAAACTTCTGATTTAAACCAATCATGAGCAGCAGTAAAAGACCCTCCGTTTGGAAAACCCGCTTGAGAATCATCTATTACAATTACAACAAACCCATAAGAAGCTATATGCTTCATAAACAAGTCGTAAGTATGTCTATTAATAACTGAACTCCCAACTGAATTTGCTCCCAACTGAAACATAAATACAGGATAATTTCCTTGATTTTGAGGACGATATATTAATAAAGGTACTGAAATAGCCGTCATATCTGAATCTGATACAACTGTATAAGAACCATCAGCTAAATATGGGCTGCTTTGCGGGTTTATTTGGCCTTTTGAATTACTAAACCAAAAAGTAACGAGCATAATAATAAGTAAACATCTTTTCATCATTGAATATTTTTGAATTTAAACACCAATATTAAATATGTAAATACTCATAAAAAACGCTCGTATTTAGGCTTTAATCAGATAAAAAAACCAGCTTATTATCTCTTGACAGAAAGTGTTAATAATTGTCTGTATTGTAGTTTATAGTAATACTAAATTTTGGATTTGGCATCAACCCAAAAAATAAAACACACTAAAAAAATATAATCGAAACAATATTTTTTTGATTGGTGTCTATTAAGTTGTTAAATTTATCTGCTTTTAGCATATTTTAATTAAAAAAATATTCGTTCTTATGTTTAAAATTCTAATACCTATATTGTTACTTTTTACTTATTATACAAGTAATGCCCAAGAGATTGCTAAAGAAAGAGTTACAACTTACTCTTTTAACATTAACAAACTAAAAACTCAGGACCAAGTTACCGCTATTGAATCATCAGTTAAATTGCTGGACAACGTTACCAATTGCAATTTAGATTGGCTGAACTATAAAATGACTGTAAAAGTTTATGAGGGTGGAACAAAAGGATATTTTTCAATGGAAAAATTAAAAGCCATTCTACTTGAAAATAAAGCCGCTTTAAAATCATTCACTAAAGAATCTAAATAATTATGATAAAATATTTTACTCTTTTATCAATTGCGTTTTTATTCTCTATACTTCTATACTCACAATCAGACGAATGTTTAAATGCTGTTGTAATTAACCCTACTTTCACTACTTGTTCATTTCAAGCAGGCTCCTCTGCTAATGCAACTGAATCACTACCATCATGCTCTGGGGGAGGAAATGCAGATGATGATGTTTGGTATACGTTTGTTGCTAATAGTACAAACATGACTATTACAGTTGACCCTACTACAGGATATGACGCTGTAATTCAACTATATACTGGCACTTGTGGATCACTGACTTCAATTCAATGCGAAGATGTAAATGGCCCTAACGGAGATGAAGTTTTAAGTAATCAAACACTTACAATTGGAAACACATATTTTATTCGGGTTTATAATTATAGTGCAGGATGGGGCTCAGCAACCTTTAATATTTGTGTTACAGGACTAGCTCCTCCAATAAACGATACGCCATGTAATGCTTATGCTTTATCTACAGTTACACCTTCTTGTAATTTTGAAATTTACACCAATTCAGGAGCAGGTAATTCTTCAGTTCCAACTCCTTCTGGATGTGGAGGTTCAACTCCTTTTGATGGAGGTTATTTAGGAAGTGATGTTTGGTTCTCTGTTATAGTACCAGCAAGTGGAGAACTCGATATTCATACACTATCAGTTGATTTTGCAGACGGAGCAATGGCTTTATATTCTGGTGCTTGTGGTGCATTAACATTAGTAGAATGTGATGATGATGGCGAGCCTGGGGATGGCATTCTTATGCCTCATATTTATGCAACTGGATTAACCCCTGGAGCAACAATGTATATTCGCGTTTGGGAATATGACAACGATAATAATGGGCAGTTTGGTATTTGTGTATCAACTCCTGACAATGACGATTGTGCTAACTCTCAAGAGATTTGTGATTTAAATGGATATGGAGGAATTACAAGTAGTGCATATACAGTAGATTTTCCAAGTAACATGACTGGTACTGGTCAAAATGGTATTGCTAACTCCAATCCTAC
Encoded proteins:
- a CDS encoding T9SS type A sorting domain-containing protein, with product MLVTFWFSNSKGQINPQSSPYLADGSYTVVSDSDMTAISVPLLIYRPQNQGNYPVFMFQLGANSVGSSVINRHTYDLFMKHIASYGFVVIVIDDSQAGFPNGGSFTAAHDWFKSEVSNQSHWLSSYADPTTLIIGGHSNGGVNASALLVNRPTEISGIVFMDSYPSGGIFGLGAHNVSNYAGKVLTMAAGENDPTSNKEGWDKFSSSSCKTYVNIDGLDHGGFGDYVLASQPVGSIGRADATATIRHFLVSWMLSEFKNDDEAANNLTNTSNQPNTVAEFENNCGIFTSLNNYSNYEEFKVYPIPANALLNISAKDEIESISLFDLQGKLIKTAIGNLNSIDISELNKGIYILQVTTNFSIFSKKVIKD